A portion of the Penaeus monodon isolate SGIC_2016 chromosome 28, NSTDA_Pmon_1, whole genome shotgun sequence genome contains these proteins:
- the LOC119591545 gene encoding osteoclast-stimulating factor 1-like: MSAPSRPAPPPPKRIGQVQAYEAVSSYKAQKGNELSFDEGDLLFILDQSDPNWWMARLDDKKGYIPSNYVSKENVKIPIIDAARRGNLALLQECLDAGMSVNSLDKSGSSSLHAAAQGGHIECIFRLLKEPKLEINWQNKLGDTPLHCAAYRGHADIVQLLINSGARTDITNREKKTPRMLAKSGTVITILEECTQTSSRKSSGFDHQDYGANDSEDSDS, translated from the exons ATGTCAGCACCATCCAGaccagcccctcctccccccaagagGATAG GGCAAGTTCAAGCATATGAAGCAGTTTCTAGTTACAAAGCACAGAAG GGCAATGAACTGTCCTTTGATGAGGGGGACCTCTTGTTCATCCTGGATCAGTCTGACCCAAACTGGTGGATGGCAAGACTGGATGATAAGAAGGGATACATACCCAGCAACTATG TGAGCAAGGAGAATGTGAAGATACCCATCATTGATGCAGCAAGGCGTGGCAATCTGGCCCTACTACAGGAGTGCCTGGATGCAGGGATGTCAGTCAACTCACTGGACAAAAGCGGGTCCTCTTCACTCCATGCAGCAGCTCAGGGAGGCCACATTGAGTGCATTTTCAGGTTACTGAAGGAACCCAAGTTGGAGATAAACTGGCAG AATAAGCTTGGTGATACTCCTTTACACTGCGCTGCTTATAGAGGACATGCAGATATTGTGCAATTATTGATCAACAGTGGGGCACGCACTGATATTACAAATAG GGAGAAGAAGACCCCACGCATGCTTGCCAAGAGTGGAACTGTTATCACAATACTGGAAGAGTGCACGCAGACTAGCAGTCGGAAATCATCAGGTTTTGACCACCAGGATTATGGTGCGAATGACTCCGAGGATTCTGACAGCTGA